The following proteins come from a genomic window of Synechococcus sp. NB0720_010:
- a CDS encoding glycosyltransferase family 2 protein — protein sequence MGLRVSIVLPTYNERGNIEPLLAQLLPLGEQWDLEILVVDDDSADGTAELVRQLAHDEPRLRLIRRVGRSGLASAIKEGLLDATGDFVLVMDSDGQHEPGSVRRAIETLEAGGADLVIGSRFHPEAQILGLSDRRETGSTWANASARFSLPKRYAHLTDYMSGFFALRLEPLLPLIRGVDVNGFKFLYELLAVSRGRLSTAEVPLTFQPRTYGSSKLDLAIFWDFLISILHTLSFRLLPRRAISFGLVGLSGVAVQLLITQLFMALWGLGFEQALPIGVISAASSNYLINNALTFRFARLKGILLLRGLFKFLLVASLPVMANVGLASAYYSLIAPNVFWAQLAGIIVVFVWNYAASSRFVWNTPN from the coding sequence ATGGGCTTGCGGGTCTCGATTGTTCTGCCCACCTACAACGAGCGGGGCAACATCGAGCCGCTTCTGGCACAGCTGCTTCCCCTGGGTGAGCAGTGGGATTTGGAAATCCTTGTGGTGGATGACGACTCGGCGGATGGGACAGCAGAGCTGGTTCGTCAGCTCGCCCATGACGAACCGCGGCTTCGTCTGATCCGCCGGGTCGGGCGCTCCGGTTTGGCCAGCGCCATCAAAGAAGGTCTGCTGGATGCCACGGGCGACTTTGTCCTGGTGATGGACAGTGACGGCCAGCATGAGCCTGGCTCTGTCCGCCGCGCGATCGAGACCCTGGAAGCCGGTGGTGCGGACCTGGTCATCGGCAGCCGCTTCCATCCCGAGGCCCAGATCCTGGGGCTGAGCGATCGGCGGGAAACCGGATCGACGTGGGCCAATGCCAGTGCCCGCTTCAGCCTGCCCAAGCGCTATGCCCATCTCACGGACTACATGAGTGGCTTCTTTGCCCTGCGCCTAGAGCCGCTGCTGCCCTTGATCCGTGGCGTGGATGTCAACGGGTTCAAGTTCCTCTACGAACTGCTGGCGGTGAGTCGTGGGCGCTTGAGCACCGCCGAGGTGCCCCTGACCTTCCAGCCCCGCACCTATGGCAGCTCCAAGCTGGATCTGGCCATCTTCTGGGATTTCCTGATCTCAATCCTCCACACCCTGAGCTTCCGCCTGCTGCCCAGGCGAGCCATCAGTTTTGGTTTGGTCGGTCTCAGTGGCGTTGCGGTGCAGCTGCTGATCACGCAGCTGTTCATGGCTCTCTGGGGTCTTGGCTTTGAGCAGGCGCTCCCGATCGGTGTGATCTCGGCAGCCAGCTCGAACTACCTGATCAACAACGCCCTGACCTTCCGTTTCGCTCGCTTGAAGGGCATCCTGCTGCTGCGCGGACTGTTCAAGTTCCTGTTGGTGGCCTCCTTACCGGTGATGGCCAATGTGGGCTTGGCTTCGGCCTACTACAGCCTGATCGCACCGAATGTCTTCTGGGCCCAGTTGGCCGGGATCATTGTGGTGTTCGTCTGGAACTACGCCGCCAGCAGCCGTTTCGTCTGGAACACCCCCAACTAG
- a CDS encoding glycosyltransferase family 39 protein has product MQRLKTWLDANPTRALITAIAALLGLCVLAFFNQLGSLGLLDKTEGLFVEVPHQMLLSGDWVTPRWNGETFFDYPVWGYWMVGLSFQLFGVSEWAARFPAALAASAVVFAVFGLLLALAPSTESVSQRLGRATLCSGLLALSPGWVGWGRSSVTDMFLASGISLALLGFALAYWRRDQEVLRRLGHVMLALFCGIAVLAKGPVGLLLPGLVIIGFLLLRRDLWPEVRQTPWLALLSLFLGVTLPWYVAATQANGFTFLARFIGFSNLERFTSVIYAHPGPPWFYLPWLLLLALPWSLYLPAAILKLQVWAPQRWHRSDAGEALAQFGLIWLVVVVAFFSAAATKLPGYILPAVPGAVLLVGLLFAPLSPSTGHPPWLDRLQRGSGWFNAVLLGLMALAAVLAPRLIEVDPAYPGFADAIAQSGLPWLLALPLAGACGALIWLLRARDGVALRWLWLPNAAGFAAVLALVIPVLAPLMDRERLLPIRVLARQAAASALPGEPLLVAGYKRYSVVFYSGRPVLFVHDARSAIDQLEAQALPADSVLVLGSDRELLDLGVGPGDAELLGRLDAHRLIRLDRTTLDQLSQRR; this is encoded by the coding sequence ATGCAGAGGCTCAAAACCTGGCTGGATGCCAATCCCACCCGGGCGCTCATCACGGCGATCGCAGCCCTGTTGGGCCTCTGTGTTCTGGCTTTCTTTAACCAGTTGGGAAGCCTGGGCCTACTGGATAAAACCGAGGGGTTGTTCGTTGAGGTCCCCCACCAGATGCTTCTCAGCGGTGACTGGGTCACCCCCCGCTGGAACGGTGAAACCTTTTTCGATTACCCCGTTTGGGGGTACTGGATGGTGGGCCTCAGCTTCCAGCTATTCGGTGTCAGTGAATGGGCAGCCCGCTTCCCTGCGGCCCTCGCCGCCAGCGCGGTTGTCTTCGCCGTTTTTGGTCTGCTTCTAGCCCTGGCGCCATCGACGGAGTCCGTCAGTCAACGGCTGGGGCGCGCGACCCTCTGCAGCGGGCTGTTGGCCTTGAGTCCCGGCTGGGTGGGCTGGGGCCGCTCCTCTGTCACCGACATGTTTCTGGCCAGTGGCATCAGCCTGGCCCTGTTGGGCTTTGCCCTGGCCTACTGGCGCAGGGATCAAGAGGTCCTGAGGCGCCTAGGCCATGTGATGTTGGCGCTCTTCTGCGGGATTGCGGTGCTGGCGAAAGGTCCCGTTGGCCTGCTCCTACCGGGCCTGGTGATCATTGGTTTTCTGCTGCTGCGGCGTGATCTCTGGCCGGAGGTTCGTCAGACCCCATGGCTGGCGCTGCTGTCCCTGTTTTTGGGTGTGACCCTGCCTTGGTATGTGGCAGCGACCCAGGCCAACGGGTTCACCTTCCTCGCGCGCTTCATTGGCTTCAGCAACCTGGAGCGCTTCACCTCGGTGATCTACGCCCACCCAGGTCCCCCTTGGTTTTATTTGCCCTGGTTGCTGCTACTGGCACTGCCCTGGTCGCTGTATCTCCCGGCGGCAATCCTCAAGCTGCAGGTCTGGGCTCCCCAGCGCTGGCATCGCAGTGATGCGGGCGAGGCCCTCGCCCAATTCGGCTTGATTTGGCTTGTGGTGGTGGTGGCTTTCTTCTCCGCCGCGGCGACCAAATTGCCCGGCTACATCCTTCCGGCCGTTCCGGGTGCAGTCCTTCTGGTGGGCCTCTTGTTTGCGCCCCTTTCCCCGAGCACGGGCCATCCCCCTTGGCTGGATCGTCTGCAGCGGGGCAGCGGTTGGTTCAATGCCGTTCTCCTTGGGCTGATGGCCTTGGCCGCCGTCCTTGCCCCTCGCTTGATTGAGGTGGATCCGGCCTACCCCGGTTTCGCGGATGCCATCGCCCAGTCCGGCTTGCCCTGGCTGCTGGCACTCCCCTTGGCAGGTGCCTGCGGCGCGTTGATCTGGTTGCTTCGTGCGCGGGATGGCGTCGCCCTGCGTTGGCTTTGGCTCCCCAATGCCGCTGGGTTTGCGGCGGTTTTGGCCTTGGTCATTCCCGTCTTGGCGCCCCTGATGGATCGTGAGCGCCTGCTGCCGATCCGGGTGCTGGCCCGTCAGGCCGCTGCCTCAGCTCTGCCTGGCGAACCGCTGCTGGTGGCCGGCTACAAGCGCTACAGCGTGGTGTTCTACAGCGGTCGTCCGGTGCTCTTCGTTCACGACGCCCGTTCGGCCATCGATCAGCTGGAGGCCCAGGCTCTACCCGCTGATTCCGTCTTGGTCCTGGGGTCTGATCGTGAATTGCTGGACCTGGGCGTGGGACCCGGTGATGCGGAGCTGCTGGGCCGCCTGGATGCCCACCGCCTGATCAGACTGGACCGCACCACCCTCGATCAGTTGAGCCAGAGACGGTGA
- a CDS encoding phosphatase PAP2 family protein → MPPLLREWLNALGRRRLLLTLAIAVVLLVVSPTLKANASDSFDRVLLDGLHQRIPAWLGQLLLVVYQASGIHVTAVLVLAVLGFLAFKRFWPDLVCVVAGTGGILVIVDRLLKPWFDRPRPDASLLELSGRSFPSGHAAGSVVFYFMSCTLLAAHYPRLRRPLFLLSSLWVALVWLSTLYCRAHWPTDILAGAAVGYVWLSFCLAGFTVWERHHPTSSSIHG, encoded by the coding sequence ATGCCTCCTCTTCTGCGTGAGTGGTTGAACGCCCTTGGACGGCGCCGATTGCTGTTGACCCTGGCCATTGCGGTTGTCTTGCTGGTGGTGAGTCCAACCCTCAAGGCCAATGCCTCGGACTCCTTCGATCGCGTCCTGCTCGATGGGCTGCATCAGCGCATCCCCGCCTGGCTTGGACAGCTCCTGCTGGTTGTCTATCAAGCCAGTGGCATTCATGTGACCGCGGTGTTGGTCCTGGCTGTTCTGGGTTTCCTGGCCTTCAAGCGCTTCTGGCCTGATTTGGTCTGCGTCGTGGCCGGAACCGGCGGCATTTTGGTGATCGTTGATCGCTTGCTGAAGCCCTGGTTTGATCGACCCCGCCCCGACGCCAGCCTGCTGGAGCTGAGTGGCCGCAGTTTTCCCAGCGGCCATGCAGCCGGTTCGGTGGTCTTCTATTTCATGAGCTGCACCCTGCTGGCGGCCCACTACCCCAGGTTGCGCCGGCCATTGTTTCTCCTCTCGAGTCTTTGGGTCGCCTTGGTTTGGCTGAGCACCCTCTATTGCCGCGCCCATTGGCCAACGGACATCCTGGCTGGGGCGGCCGTCGGTTATGTGTGGCTCAGCTTCTGCCTGGCCGGTTTCACCGTCTGGGAACGGCACCACCCCACTTCTTCCTCCATCCATGGCTGA
- a CDS encoding DUF1824 family protein, protein MADGPSLLGSLKGLRTAPELSSAEQGQLLEELTQAMATCEWFTVGVMAPSAALAVATLRALEQRFSWETLELDPAGEELATIEGPVFLKANQNNGRFLVRRESGLGQGLLITGHNPVDPSTEDTWGPIPLALFANDD, encoded by the coding sequence ATGGCTGACGGGCCCTCGCTGCTGGGATCACTAAAGGGACTGCGCACGGCCCCTGAGCTCTCCTCAGCTGAGCAGGGGCAACTGCTGGAGGAACTGACCCAGGCCATGGCGACCTGCGAGTGGTTCACCGTGGGTGTGATGGCCCCCTCCGCAGCCCTTGCGGTCGCGACCCTGCGGGCGCTTGAGCAGCGCTTCTCCTGGGAAACCCTGGAGCTGGATCCAGCCGGTGAGGAGCTGGCGACGATCGAGGGTCCCGTCTTCCTGAAGGCGAATCAGAACAACGGTCGTTTTTTGGTGCGCCGTGAGAGTGGCCTGGGCCAAGGTCTGTTGATCACTGGACACAACCCCGTGGATCCCAGCACCGAGGACACCTGGGGCCCCATTCCCCTGGCCCTCTTCGCAAACGACGACTGA
- the hemC gene encoding hydroxymethylbilane synthase has translation MAGSQLRIASRRSQLAMVQTHWVRDELAKAHDGLEITIEAMATQGDKILDVALAKIGDKGLFTKELEAQMLVDRADIAVHSLKDLPTNLPEGLMLGCITEREDPADALVVHEKHKDKTLATLPDGAVVGTSSLRRLAQLRHHYPHLTFKDVRGNVITRLEKLDSGEFDCLILAAAGLGRLGLGDRIHELIDPSISLHAVGQGALGIECRDGDAEVLEQIKVLEHVPTARRCLAERAFLRELEGGCQVPIGVNTRFEGDELVLTGMVASLDGKRLIRDQVQGDQTNPEALGIDLAHKLKAQGAGEILEEIFATVRPEA, from the coding sequence ATGGCTGGTTCCCAACTGCGCATTGCCTCTCGCCGCAGCCAGCTGGCCATGGTCCAGACCCATTGGGTGCGTGACGAGCTAGCCAAGGCCCATGACGGTCTCGAGATCACCATCGAGGCGATGGCCACCCAGGGCGACAAGATCCTCGATGTGGCCCTGGCCAAGATTGGGGACAAGGGTCTGTTCACCAAGGAGCTCGAGGCTCAGATGCTGGTGGACCGTGCCGACATCGCCGTCCACAGCCTGAAGGACCTGCCCACCAACCTGCCTGAGGGGCTGATGTTGGGCTGCATCACCGAGCGGGAGGATCCCGCCGATGCCTTGGTGGTGCACGAGAAGCACAAGGACAAGACCCTCGCGACCCTTCCTGACGGGGCCGTGGTGGGCACCAGCTCCCTGCGTCGTCTGGCCCAGCTGCGTCACCACTACCCGCACCTCACCTTTAAGGATGTGCGCGGCAACGTCATCACCCGCCTGGAGAAGCTCGATTCCGGCGAATTCGATTGCTTGATCCTGGCCGCCGCCGGTCTCGGTCGCCTGGGCTTGGGCGATCGCATCCACGAGCTGATCGATCCCTCCATCTCCCTCCATGCCGTGGGTCAAGGGGCCCTGGGGATTGAGTGCCGCGATGGCGACGCCGAGGTGCTGGAGCAGATCAAAGTGCTGGAGCACGTTCCCACCGCCCGTCGCTGCCTGGCTGAGCGCGCCTTCCTGCGCGAACTGGAGGGCGGCTGTCAGGTCCCCATCGGTGTGAACACCCGTTTTGAAGGGGACGAGCTCGTGCTCACCGGCATGGTCGCCAGCCTGGATGGCAAGCGTCTGATCCGCGATCAGGTGCAGGGGGATCAAACCAACCCTGAAGCCCTGGGGATTGACTTGGCCCACAAACTGAAGGCCCAGGGAGCAGGAGAGATCCTGGAGGAGATCTTTGCAACCGTTCGGCCCGAGGCCTGA
- a CDS encoding chloride channel protein yields the protein MAWASLVGGLTGLAVVGFHELLGLINNGLFGPAVSWALALVGQTQPEPPVLPVDPLPVDSGTPLRALLQIGLGGVGFLPDPTPLPPDPTPAITGSLPLWLASWPVVLMPVLGGLGVGLLRLWSRDLGPGLPSLMAMADGAVQAKPKLPFQRLLGASLSLGSGASLGPEGPSVESGGNIGLWLGMRGGLPPESQKALVAAGVAAGLAAGFKAPIAGVFFAFEGSYSTIPGRPSIRAVLVAAVASALVTQLCLGSDPIFRLPAYEVRSPLELPLYLGLGLLASGVSLALLRLLAAGRSPRVQRLLGRLPSWSLPALGGLAIGLMALGFPQVLGVGYDTIEALLGSGGGIALFTLVGLLLVKLLATALSSATGFVGGGFAPSLFAGAVLGNVYGQLLGDSGFGLPVAEPPAYAMVGMAAVLAGSARAPLTALLLLFELTRDIRIVLPLMAAAGLSAALVERWQGLADPGLLGPDLIEDQRRHALASLPVLDAFEPEAPLVLNAAESAQSALQQLLSAHGHCLMVEQDNWVVGLVTLADLQRALTGLGPAVTLADCRRSELLWLPASANLAQLEDQLRPNGLRQLPVFELALPDLPHLPSALPATGLPVKALQGLASRDGMARAVARAQTSADSKP from the coding sequence TTGGCCTGGGCATCCCTCGTTGGCGGTCTGACGGGATTGGCCGTGGTCGGCTTCCACGAGCTGCTCGGCCTGATCAATAACGGTCTGTTTGGCCCGGCCGTGTCCTGGGCCCTGGCCTTGGTGGGACAGACCCAGCCCGAGCCGCCCGTTCTGCCGGTGGATCCCTTGCCGGTCGACAGCGGCACACCGCTGCGGGCCTTGCTTCAGATCGGCCTGGGGGGCGTGGGCTTTTTGCCGGATCCCACGCCGCTTCCTCCGGATCCCACACCAGCGATCACGGGCAGTCTCCCCCTGTGGTTGGCCTCCTGGCCGGTTGTGCTGATGCCCGTGCTCGGTGGATTGGGGGTCGGTCTGCTGCGGCTGTGGTCCAGGGACCTGGGTCCAGGACTGCCCAGCTTGATGGCCATGGCTGACGGCGCGGTTCAGGCCAAGCCCAAGCTGCCCTTTCAGCGCTTGCTGGGCGCTTCGCTGAGCCTGGGCAGCGGCGCGTCCCTTGGCCCTGAGGGGCCCAGCGTTGAGAGCGGCGGCAACATTGGCCTGTGGCTTGGGATGCGCGGCGGACTGCCCCCCGAGTCCCAGAAGGCCTTGGTGGCGGCAGGTGTTGCGGCTGGACTGGCGGCCGGTTTTAAGGCCCCGATCGCCGGTGTCTTTTTTGCCTTTGAGGGCAGCTACAGCACCATCCCCGGCCGTCCCAGTATCCGCGCAGTGCTGGTGGCTGCGGTGGCCTCCGCCCTTGTCACGCAGCTCTGTTTGGGCAGTGACCCGATCTTTCGCCTGCCGGCCTACGAGGTGCGCTCGCCCCTGGAATTGCCCCTTTATCTGGGCTTGGGGCTCTTGGCGAGCGGAGTGTCCTTGGCGCTCCTGCGCCTGCTGGCGGCTGGCAGGAGTCCACGGGTCCAGCGCCTGCTGGGACGCCTGCCATCTTGGTCCCTGCCTGCCCTGGGGGGCTTGGCCATTGGCTTGATGGCCCTGGGCTTTCCCCAGGTGCTTGGGGTGGGCTACGACACGATCGAGGCGCTGCTCGGCAGTGGGGGCGGCATCGCCCTATTCACCCTGGTGGGTCTGCTGCTGGTGAAGCTGCTGGCTACGGCCTTGAGCAGTGCCACAGGCTTTGTGGGCGGTGGTTTTGCGCCGTCGCTGTTTGCCGGCGCGGTGCTGGGCAACGTCTATGGCCAACTGCTGGGGGACAGCGGTTTTGGCCTGCCGGTCGCGGAACCCCCCGCCTACGCCATGGTCGGGATGGCTGCGGTTCTGGCCGGCAGTGCCCGCGCCCCTTTGACCGCCCTCTTGCTGCTGTTTGAGCTCACGCGTGACATCCGCATCGTCCTGCCGCTGATGGCGGCCGCGGGTCTGAGTGCAGCCTTGGTGGAGCGCTGGCAGGGCCTGGCTGACCCCGGTCTGCTGGGGCCTGATCTGATTGAGGACCAGCGCCGTCATGCCTTGGCGTCCCTGCCCGTGCTCGATGCCTTTGAACCCGAGGCACCGCTGGTTCTCAATGCTGCGGAGTCGGCCCAGTCAGCGCTGCAGCAACTGCTCTCGGCCCATGGTCACTGCCTGATGGTCGAGCAGGACAACTGGGTGGTGGGCCTGGTCACCCTGGCTGACCTGCAGCGGGCCCTCACCGGCTTGGGGCCGGCTGTCACCTTGGCGGACTGCCGGCGCTCGGAGCTGCTCTGGCTGCCGGCTTCCGCGAACCTCGCCCAGTTGGAAGATCAGTTGCGTCCCAACGGCCTGCGTCAACTGCCGGTCTTTGAACTCGCCCTGCCGGACCTGCCCCATCTCCCCAGCGCCCTCCCTGCCACGGGCCTTCCCGTGAAGGCCCTGCAGGGATTGGCCAGCCGCGACGGCATGGCGCGGGCCGTAGCTCGAGCCCAAACGTCCGCAGACTCCAAGCCATGA
- a CDS encoding inorganic diphosphatase, with translation MANIDHAPSRTMLNLLHVLPAFADEAELRLNTIVELNSNTINKYELITETGHLKLDRVGYSSLAYPFAYGTIPRTWDEDGDPLDIEIVGVTEPLVPGSLVEARIIGIMKFDDGGEVDDKVIAVLADDKRMDHITSYTQLGEHWLKETQYYWEHYKDLKKPGTCRVNGFFDSAEAVKIVKECEARYMEVIAPKLVN, from the coding sequence ATGGCGAACATCGACCACGCCCCAAGCCGCACGATGCTCAACCTGCTGCACGTGCTGCCGGCCTTTGCCGATGAAGCGGAACTGCGGCTGAACACCATCGTTGAGCTGAACAGCAACACGATCAACAAGTACGAGCTGATCACCGAAACCGGTCACCTCAAGCTCGATCGCGTCGGCTACTCCTCCCTGGCCTACCCCTTCGCCTACGGCACCATCCCCCGCACCTGGGATGAGGACGGCGACCCGCTCGACATCGAGATCGTCGGTGTGACCGAGCCCCTGGTGCCCGGCTCCCTGGTGGAAGCCCGCATCATCGGCATCATGAAATTCGACGACGGCGGCGAAGTCGACGACAAGGTCATTGCCGTGCTGGCCGATGACAAGCGCATGGACCACATCACCAGCTACACCCAACTTGGTGAGCACTGGCTGAAGGAAACCCAGTACTACTGGGAGCACTACAAGGACCTCAAGAAGCCCGGCACCTGCCGCGTCAATGGTTTCTTCGACTCCGCAGAAGCCGTGAAGATCGTCAAGGAGTGCGAGGCCCGCTACATGGAAGTGATCGCGCCCAAGCTGGTCAACTGA
- a CDS encoding LOG family protein, translated as MANQFPRKASFDLSPQQHGQSVNSQATNSAGAKATRRSEDERLVNENLSRILQSSSYQLAHADEELLSSAEMRGVRMLLEITKPQQVLEAEGVESTIIIFGGVNIIERSAAEGRLAAAEAELARNPNSGPLQRQLRRSQTQLEFSRYYDAAREFSRLVSADQQAGHHNHVIVTGGGPGIMEAANRGAFDAGGRSIGLSIKLPGEPEPNPYISPELCFQFNYFALRKFHFVKRSAAAVLFPGGFGTLDELFEVLTLRQTAIKGQMPVILFGTEFWQRLIDFDYLADCGLIREEHLELVRFTDSAQEAWSWIQACEAQQDHEDLSSEALAA; from the coding sequence ATGGCAAATCAATTCCCCCGCAAGGCCAGTTTCGATCTCTCGCCCCAGCAGCATGGGCAGAGCGTTAACAGCCAAGCCACCAACTCTGCAGGAGCGAAAGCAACCAGGCGCAGTGAAGACGAGCGCTTGGTCAATGAAAACCTAAGCCGGATCTTGCAGTCCTCCAGCTATCAGCTGGCCCACGCCGATGAGGAACTGCTCTCCAGCGCCGAGATGCGCGGCGTCCGCATGTTGCTGGAAATCACCAAGCCACAGCAGGTCCTTGAAGCCGAGGGCGTTGAGTCCACCATCATCATTTTTGGTGGGGTGAACATCATTGAGCGCTCCGCTGCCGAGGGGCGACTGGCCGCCGCAGAAGCCGAACTCGCCCGTAACCCCAACAGCGGCCCACTGCAACGGCAGTTGAGACGCAGCCAGACCCAGTTGGAGTTCTCGCGGTACTACGACGCGGCCCGTGAGTTCAGCCGGCTGGTCTCGGCGGACCAACAGGCAGGTCATCACAACCATGTGATCGTCACCGGTGGCGGCCCCGGAATCATGGAAGCGGCAAACCGCGGTGCCTTTGATGCCGGTGGACGCTCGATCGGTCTGAGCATCAAGCTCCCGGGGGAACCCGAGCCCAACCCCTACATCAGTCCCGAGCTCTGCTTTCAGTTCAATTACTTCGCCCTACGCAAGTTCCACTTCGTCAAACGCTCGGCCGCTGCAGTCCTCTTCCCCGGCGGCTTCGGCACCCTTGATGAGCTGTTTGAAGTCCTGACACTCCGCCAGACCGCGATCAAGGGTCAGATGCCCGTCATCCTCTTTGGAACGGAGTTTTGGCAACGGCTGATCGATTTTGATTACCTGGCGGACTGCGGGCTGATCCGCGAGGAGCACCTGGAGCTCGTCAGGTTCACCGACTCAGCGCAAGAAGCCTGGTCCTGGATCCAGGCCTGCGAAGCCCAGCAGGATCACGAAGATCTGAGCTCCGAGGCGCTCGCGGCCTAG
- a CDS encoding carboxypeptidase M32, whose protein sequence is MSAGQAYAQLRDHLHTTQLLGGIQSTLYFDQNTAMPPGSAHWRGEQLALLALQLHERQTSTEYADLLANAEAEAGAQASHEQHRNLQLLRQQWERQSRLDPALVGQLAQAQAQGYALWQEAKRDNAFARFAPAIQSLIDLRLEQARQLAPAERDASGQERSPWEILAQPFEPDVSKEALSRWLLPLRNELPPLLERAQALPKGSTERWDLSDQSQESLCDQLLQEWGYNPQRCCRARSPHPFSSTLGPDDFRITTRVVEGQPFSAFLATAHEWGHSLYEQGLPRTGDHWFPWPLGEATSMAVHESQSLFYENRLARSQTMACRWHPRFAQALGQDVWGSSQGFWRDLNPIAPGLTRVEADEVSYGLHVLLRYELELALLEGGMPVEELPSAWNRAMKELLGIEPSNDREGCLQDVHWSEGLFGYFPSYALGHLISAQISETIEGQLGPIESLLEAGDDAALGHWLKQRVYPLGRSVNAMELVEQISGSPLSHRPFLRYLQQKLERLAA, encoded by the coding sequence TTGAGCGCAGGACAGGCATACGCACAGCTTCGCGATCACCTGCACACCACCCAACTGCTCGGAGGGATTCAGAGCACGCTCTACTTCGACCAGAACACCGCCATGCCGCCGGGATCGGCCCACTGGCGCGGCGAGCAGCTGGCCCTGCTGGCGCTGCAATTGCACGAGCGGCAGACCTCAACGGAATACGCCGATCTGCTGGCCAATGCCGAGGCCGAAGCAGGAGCCCAGGCCAGTCACGAGCAGCACCGCAACCTCCAACTGTTGCGCCAGCAATGGGAGCGGCAGTCCCGCCTGGATCCTGCCCTGGTGGGGCAACTGGCCCAGGCCCAGGCCCAGGGCTACGCCCTTTGGCAAGAGGCCAAGCGCGACAACGCCTTCGCCCGCTTTGCCCCGGCCATCCAATCCCTGATTGATCTAAGGCTCGAGCAGGCACGTCAACTGGCTCCGGCCGAACGGGATGCCTCGGGCCAGGAGCGAAGCCCCTGGGAAATCCTGGCCCAACCCTTTGAACCGGACGTCAGCAAAGAGGCGCTCAGCCGCTGGCTGCTTCCCCTGCGCAACGAGCTGCCGCCGCTGCTTGAGCGAGCCCAGGCGCTCCCCAAGGGCAGCACTGAGCGGTGGGATCTCAGCGACCAATCCCAGGAGAGCCTCTGCGATCAATTGCTGCAGGAGTGGGGGTACAACCCTCAGCGCTGCTGCCGGGCCCGCTCACCCCACCCGTTCTCCAGCACCCTGGGGCCGGATGACTTCCGGATCACCACCCGCGTCGTCGAGGGACAACCCTTCTCGGCCTTCCTGGCCACCGCCCATGAATGGGGGCACAGCCTCTATGAACAGGGACTGCCGCGCACGGGGGATCACTGGTTCCCCTGGCCCCTGGGGGAAGCCACCTCCATGGCCGTTCACGAAAGCCAGAGCCTCTTCTACGAAAACCGATTGGCCCGCAGCCAGACCATGGCCTGCCGCTGGCATCCGCGTTTCGCCCAGGCCCTTGGCCAGGATGTCTGGGGGAGCAGCCAGGGGTTCTGGCGCGATCTCAATCCGATCGCTCCGGGATTGACCCGGGTGGAGGCCGATGAGGTCAGCTACGGCCTGCACGTGCTGCTGCGCTACGAGCTCGAGCTCGCACTGCTGGAGGGGGGGATGCCCGTTGAGGAGTTGCCCAGTGCCTGGAACCGGGCCATGAAGGAGCTCCTCGGCATCGAGCCGAGCAACGACCGAGAGGGCTGCCTGCAGGACGTGCACTGGAGTGAAGGACTCTTTGGCTACTTCCCCTCCTATGCCCTGGGACACCTGATCAGCGCCCAGATCAGCGAGACGATCGAAGGGCAGCTCGGTCCGATCGAATCGCTACTAGAAGCGGGCGATGACGCAGCCCTGGGCCACTGGCTCAAACAGCGGGTGTATCCCCTGGGGCGCAGTGTCAACGCCATGGAGCTCGTCGAGCAGATCTCAGGCTCCCCCTTGAGCCATCGTCCGTTCCTGCGCTACCTGCAGCAGAAGCTCGAACGACTCGCCGCGTGA
- a CDS encoding ecotin family protein has translation MSATYVLRNALAAGLCLSSALLCSAAKAVETAPFPRPRPSGSDLGKFASLLISGSLDRLHPLEKGQQRFLIDTRWDEGKKVAPGSIEVRVGQTVLSDCNGVAFAGSFKAVSSVRSERYQFWSFESGGLMSTLKLCPDSARHERLVWMSGKPAQIPWRGRATVIDLPEGWTLQWRRQGGASPGPWINARSLQSRFSSSGAASPQPLQDSI, from the coding sequence ATGTCAGCTACATACGTGCTTCGCAACGCCCTGGCCGCAGGCCTCTGTCTGTCTTCCGCCCTGCTCTGCTCGGCCGCCAAGGCTGTTGAAACAGCCCCTTTTCCGCGGCCGCGCCCAAGCGGCTCAGACCTGGGAAAATTTGCCTCGCTTCTGATCTCGGGCAGCCTCGACAGGCTGCACCCTCTTGAAAAAGGTCAGCAGCGGTTTTTGATTGATACCCGCTGGGATGAAGGCAAAAAGGTCGCCCCCGGTTCGATCGAGGTTCGGGTTGGTCAGACGGTTCTGTCTGACTGCAATGGAGTGGCGTTTGCTGGCTCCTTCAAAGCGGTGAGCTCTGTTCGCTCGGAGCGCTATCAGTTTTGGAGTTTCGAGAGCGGTGGCCTGATGAGCACCTTGAAGCTCTGTCCGGATTCCGCGCGCCATGAGCGGCTGGTGTGGATGTCCGGAAAGCCCGCTCAGATTCCTTGGAGAGGTCGCGCCACGGTGATCGATCTGCCCGAAGGCTGGACGCTGCAGTGGCGACGCCAGGGCGGGGCCAGCCCTGGGCCCTGGATCAATGCCCGTTCACTGCAATCGCGTTTCAGCTCCAGTGGAGCTGCATCGCCACAGCCCCTTCAAGACTCAATTTGA